From one Humulus lupulus chromosome 8, drHumLupu1.1, whole genome shotgun sequence genomic stretch:
- the LOC133796267 gene encoding uncharacterized protein LOC133796267, which yields MVGSGSVAWEKLCKPKKAGGIGFMNISDWNRATLIKNGWSIATKKDNLWVKWVHNVYIKHEEWWGYNAPSQSSWYWRKMVNIKDEVKHLMDPVQFTLDTYQISSGYKLLNQVQERFHWSKEVWCRLNIPKHSFVLWIAIQNRLKTRERLHRFNITEDSTYILCNGADETVEHLFFDCSFSQDCLQQLKKWLGWRAHTESLQGLLRWTERSKKSKFQKNVLAASVAALVYHLWQAGNNKLWQSSIVSPKLLVQEAKWQIKTRIT from the coding sequence ATGGTTGGGTCAGGAAGTGTGGCCTGGGAGAAGCTATGTAAGCCTAAGAAGGCTGGAGGAATTGGCTTTATGAACATTTCAGATTGGAACCGAGCTACTTTGATTAAAAATGGCTGGTCAATTGCAACAAAGAAAGATAACCTATGGGTTAAGTGGGTGCATAATGTGTATATAAAACATGAGGAGTGGTGGGGTTACAATGCCCCATCTCAAAGCAGCTGGTACTGGAGGAAAATGGTGAACATTAAAGATGAAGTTAAACATCTAATGGATCCTGTGCAATTTACATTAGATACCTATCAAATTTCCTCTGGCTACAAGTTGCTTAATCAGGTACAGGAGAGATTCCACTGGAGTAAAGAGGTCTGGTGCAGGCTTAATATCCCAAAGCACAGCTTTGTGCTCTGGATTGCAATTCAAAACAGGCTTAAAACAAGAGAGAGGCTTCATAGATTCAACATAACTGAAGATTCAACTTATATCCTCTGCAATGGAGCAGATGAAACAGTTGAACATCTGTTTTTCGATTGCTCTTTCTCTCAGGACTGCTTACAACAGTTGAAAAAATGGCTTGGATGGAGAGCTCACACAGAATCATTACAAGGCCTTCTTAGATGGACAGAAAGGTCCAAGAAGAGCAAGTTTCAGAAGAATGTTTTAGCTGCCTCTGTTGCAGCTCTGGTTTATCATTTATGGCAGGCTGGGAATAACAAACTTTGGCAATCAAGCATTGTGTCTCCTAAGCTGTTAGTCCAGGAAGCAAAATGGCAAATCAAAACTAGAATAACTTGA